GCGTCCACTTGACCGACTCTACTTTACCAAATTTTTTAACAAATGCTTTCTCAACCGTTTCATTTGGCTCTTTGGTGGCACAGGCGATAAGCAAAACACCTAATGCCAGAGTAAAAACTCCTTTTGTAATCCGTTTCATGGTCTGTATGATTTAGTAGAACAACTTATTGATAGCCTATTGGTCAAGGCAAGGTTATGAATCCAGTTTCCACCAGCCGTACACGTCTTTGTACACCAAAATGGCACCCTGGTCGTCAATATCGAGCAAATTGTAGGTTACGATCACCGGAATCGGTTTTGGAATAGCGATTGTTTTAGGCTGTGCCTGCTTCTGACAGGTCGTCAGGAATGAAGGGGCAAAACGGGGTTTGCCCAGCATCAGGTTAGCTAGTTCAACGGGTTTTTCAACCCGGATGCAGCCGTGGCTCAGCGTCCGCTTGTCATGGGTAAACAGGGTACGTTGATTGGTATCGTGCAGGTAAATGTCGTATGGGTCGTTTACATTGAATTTCAGGACGCCCAGCGCATTGTCGCAACCAGTTGATTGCCGAAGCCGATACGGAAACGTTCTGACCGTATAGGTCGACCAGTTGACTGACTCTGGCGACACAATCGCTCCTGTTCCGTCGATGATTTGTAGATTCATAGCGGCCAACACCCCTGCCGGATTTTTCCAGATTTTAGGCAGTAATTCGTTTATCGCTATCGAGCGTGGTACATTCCAGTACGGATAAGTAACCAGACCCGTAATTTGCGCATTGAACAAAGGAGTGGGCGTGCCTGCTTTTCCGACAATCACTCGACTGCTTAGCCGCGTAATGCCCTCCTGATCAACTACCCGTAACGTAGCCGACGGGATGTTGACAATCACACGTTTATCGGCCGGAAACCGATTAAGCCATCGGTAAAAATTCAGCGTGGATTTGACCTGCTCAATCGTTAGTGAATCGGCCATATAATCATCAACCAGACAGCGTATGCAATAAGCCTTAAGCTGTTGATAGGTAGGGGCATGTGACTCCAGCGAATCCAGCAGCGGGCAC
This window of the Spirosoma aerolatum genome carries:
- a CDS encoding RNA-binding protein encodes the protein MKRITKGVFTLALGVLLIACATKEPNETVEKAFVKKFGKVESVKWTRNADYSYAHFVFDGKPVVAVFGNDGQYIETDLAKPTPQ
- a CDS encoding L,D-transpeptidase family protein is translated as MLNRLIIILLCFPSMAFAQQPDDWARLRQYASEIGIEAPCDTPTASCLRSYFTQIVYGKPHVRLGYQGLKEQVDTARIHRLTALFLTGDDWCPLLDSLESHAPTYQQLKAYCIRCLVDDYMADSLTIEQVKSTLNFYRWLNRFPADKRVIVNIPSATLRVVDQEGITRLSSRVIVGKAGTPTPLFNAQITGLVTYPYWNVPRSIAINELLPKIWKNPAGVLAAMNLQIIDGTGAIVSPESVNWSTYTVRTFPYRLRQSTGCDNALGVLKFNVNDPYDIYLHDTNQRTLFTHDKRTLSHGCIRVEKPVELANLMLGKPRFAPSFLTTCQKQAQPKTIAIPKPIPVIVTYNLLDIDDQGAILVYKDVYGWWKLDS